In one window of Fictibacillus phosphorivorans DNA:
- a CDS encoding DUF3934 family protein — translation MSKAKGKKSGVGQGTGKKGWNRWKSSSKKKGPKPYVSKGKNKPENESGTENN, via the coding sequence ATGAGTAAAGCAAAAGGCAAGAAAAGCGGCGTAGGGCAAGGAACCGGGAAAAAGGGATGGAACCGTTGGAAATCCAGCAGTAAGAAAAAAGGTCCAAAGCCTTATGTGAGTAAAGGTAAGAATAAACCAGAGAACGAAAGTGGAACAGAAAACAATTAA